Part of the Salvelinus fontinalis isolate EN_2023a chromosome 1, ASM2944872v1, whole genome shotgun sequence genome is shown below.
AAGCTCCAACCAGCCATGGCAGAGCAAGGCCACATCGACAGTTAGGTCTGAGACCGGGCTAGATGGGGTGGCCTGTGTTGGGTGTGAAAATCGACATGCAGTAAAACCCATTCAACACAATTTTCACAACGATGAGCTAAGAGTGCTGTGGCAACTCTTAACATTTAGGATGACGAGCTGGAGAGGCATTGATGGTGTTAGGACAATGGCTTgaatagcaggtctgggacaactTTGGACTGTAGTTTTAAAACAGTCAGCTGCTAAAACTTGTTTTTGTGCAACCTTGTACATTGTGATGTTTAGTTTGACAGCCATTGCTTATTTACTCTAACTTAGAGTAGCTACTCTACAAAGCTGATAATAGTGACTCTGGAAGCCACTGTTCTCAGATGTGGCCCATTTGTAATCAATGTCTGATGTCTACCTCATAGAAATATCTATTTCTATGGTCTACCTCCCCAGGTTTGTGGGCCAGAATCTGATGCGTCTGCAGAAGCTGGGCGTGACCCACATCCTGAACGCGGCGGAGGGCAACTCCTTCATGCACGTCAACACCAACGCAGAGTTCTATGCTGGCTCGGGCATCACCTACCACGGCATCCAGGCCAACGACAAGCCTCAGTTCAACCTCAGTACATTTTTTGAGGAGGGGGCGGACTTCATTGAGAAGGCTCTGGCACACAACAATGGCAAAGGTGAGACTGATTACTCTGGGTTCTCTTTTACCACAGGAGGCTGgcgaggggaggacggctcatagtaaatgatggaatggagtgaatggaagggtatcaaacacatggaaaccatgttccgttccagccattactatgagcccgtcctccccaattaaggtgccacccaGCCACCTGTTGTTACTGAGCTGTTTGTTCGACTAAGTGACAATCCGTTTGGCATTCCATAGTGATGTACATTGAAGAGGCCCAGTTCAATTGACTTCAGGACACGGTTGACTGAGGTGAATTGATATGCCTTTAGCATTGGTCTCCATacggtctgtctctcttctacagtAGGTTGTCTGATGTAAAGAATTGGGGGAGCTTTATTTTACGGTACTGTTTCTACAGGTATTTACTTGGTATAAGTTATTGTGTATTTACCATTTCACTATGTCATTTAGAAGCCAATACCTGATTTATTTCTGTACTGTAAAATAGAGCGCCAATTGCCCCTTATTGGTCAAAGAGCAATATGATCAAAGAGCAGTATGGTGTGTTTCCCCTCAgtcattttttttctcatttcaaAATATTTGTTCCCCTGGTTAAAACTGTAGACCACCTCTTGTTGCTCCAAGTCTGTTATGAGAAGAGGAGTAACAGAAACTGTCCTTCAGGGTATAAAATGTTTACTGATGCATTCTTTGTCACTGGTAAGAGATATTCCTGTGAATGGTTTCTCAGGCTAGTCCTATTGCACATTGCTACATCATCGGATGTTTCGATTAGTTGAATGTGGTGAGAACATTTTGCACTGGTCATAGATGGATCTATTGTACCAAACCAGACACTCCACATTTTTCCAGAGAGAGCAAGCACAGACACCGGTTTGGCACACATTATTTTTCCTTTGCGCTGTGTTCCAGTAAAAAATGCTTAGAAGATGTCACTTCAAGAGGGCCATTTTGATGTGATTAATTACCATGACACCGTTTGAAACATTGCATTGAACAGCACATTGAATGTGTTTtgacagtactatttaacatatGTGTCGGAGATTTGTAACAGAGCACCAACCAAGACAAAACAAAGGGAAATCTAGCAGGGAAGCCGAACAACAAAAGATAAAGGGAGTGCCATTCACTTCAACCAAACCCCTCTAACTCATAACAGCCTCTGTAGACCAAAAGAACAGGAACAGCCATCTATCTCTGACTACAACTCTGGCTCCTCTCTCCCAAAACATTACTGGGGTGTTGACATACCCTCGGGGCCCATTTAATTGGAGCCCTGAACCCTGTGTTTTATGGCATTGATTTAATGTCATCTTTGACACAGCGGAACAATTATAAAGCGTCTTAATTCCCGGGCAATTTGGCAGCAGCAGCGTCTACACCCCAGTCAATCACAGTGGCTAcagtagaggaggaagaggaggaaggacacTTATCTTTCCAACAAGCCGGAACACCAGCTCACTCTGGTGGATATAGTGTCTAGCTGTAACCCATCAAGGCTTGATCAGTGACATTTTGTGACCCCCTGCCGAGCTGTGgaaaggtcaaaggtcagggACGGAGCTTGTGCATGTGTCTCGTCAGCAGGgttgtgagtgtgtatagagtgagtgtgtgtgtgaagcgaTGAGAAGCTGATTCCGTGTGTATGTTCTGAGCGTCTACAGTCAGACCTGGATTGATTGGCGGGAGGCAGGGTGATTGGGGATTGGACAGAGGTCACTTAAATGGCAAGAGCCCCGAGACGCTGGGAGCGGTGTCAGGTTTCAAACACTGCAGAGTCGGCAGATCGGAATTGAGCACGAGCAGATTGGCTTCTCAGTGAAATTGGCACAGTGTATTCCTCCTGGGGAGTAGGGAGGTCGATAATAAATACATGAGTTGAGGAGTGAGATGTTGAGGTGTATTTAtgcacacacaaatgcatgcatAGTTTACATAtccacttacacacacactgcgCTGGTGAGGCTACGGCAGTGGTTAGGAAAGTAAAGAAGTAAAGGTGGTTGACATTGACTTGTCTGCTGCAGAGGTCAGGCCCTGGATTGGCATCTCTCTGGCTGAGATGCTTCGCTGGGCAGTGTTTATACGGAGTATCTGTTCCCTCgctctttttctccctcctttCGTCCCTGTACCTCACTGTCTTCCCTCTTTCCTTCCTTTTACTTCAGTCCCAGTCTTCGTCAGAATCCCAATAGCCAGAAATGGTCTCCTTTCGTTGTGTCCATTCCTTCAAGACCTCTGATCTGAAAGCATTTGATGGGTTTAAGCATTATAGTGGAACCCTATCCAGTCCTCTCAACTATCAGTGTTCATGAAGGAAAAGGAGTTGAGTCAAGGGGGCCATTGAGGAGAATTGGGATGTAGCCctaagtgtctgtctgtgtccatcAGGGAAGGTGTACGTCCACTGCCGAGAGGGCTACAGCCGCTCGCCCACCATTGTCATCGCTTACCTCATGCTGCGCCACAAACTGGACGCCCGGGTGGCGGTTGCCACGGTGAGGCTGAAGAGAGAGATCGGCCCCAATGACGGCTTTCTGCGCCAGCTGTGCCAACTCAACGAGAAGCTGGCAAAAGAGGGCAAGTTGAATGGGGTGATGCCAGTTGTGGCTGCCAGGTTAAAGACaaagtaagagagggagagagacccaaCCCCTCCTATTCTACCTTCCATAGGAGACAACCTGACTCAATCCATCCTGACCGGCAAAcgtctcacacacatgcacacacacatatatgtaaCATACATGCATACACTGTACATACATTGTGACAGTCACACaataactctctctcacacacacaaactctcttctATCTGTCATGCTGCCGTCCTctttctcaccttctctctgtctctcgctctctgtctctcgctctgctgtTGTCCTTGGGTACATTTGTCTAAACCTCAGCCTGTTCCGATAGTGGGGGAAGTATGTTGGGGGCATGCAGGCATCCTTCTAACCCTGGCTCAGTGCTTTACAGTTACTCTGTCACCCATCTTCTCTCTGTAGATTCCATAAGCATACGGCCCACAGCTGGCACACACAGCCCCAAAGTTCCCTGAGTGTGATGTTTTGACTTGACCAATGAAGCATTCCCTAGACCATAGGTTTAAAACACTGAACATTTCTTTCTGTGTTCAACTTTTGGAGCTCTGAGGTCGGAAGAGTTGTACAAATAATATATTATAGCACAATCATTAAACAGAATCCCACTGCCGGGACTGTCAGACTACAATGATGTCATGACACCAAAAAAATGATCTCTGACCAGTCTGGAATGTTTTGGGACATTTTGGTTTAGACTACATTTTGGTTTAGACTATTCCTGATTGGGTGTGACAATGAAGCACCCTGACATCACACAAGGAAGTGACATGGGTAGTGTTGGGTGGGCTAATTTggtgtataaaaaataaaaaaaacattccatAGAGACTGGCTCCCCAAgatgtcatacacacacacacacccatcatgTCTAAGTAGAAGCAAGCAGCAGCACAATTTCTTTTTTGTGCATTTACAGGGATGGATCCTATTTACAAAGGAAAATGCACTTACCATGCCAGACAGGTACCCACTGCCAATTCCAAAGTGCACATCCGTCGTTGTGTACATCCCATAGATATACAGCTCAACTGTCAATCAATGCCACAATTGGCCCTTATATGTCCACTGCCTTGAACCAATATGTGCATACTAATGTTATGCCAATTTGGAGGTGAAATCCCAAggcttttctgtttgtctgtattAGTACATTGCGGTATACTGTATGTCTCAATGCCCTGCCATCCTATTGAAgtatatatttaagcaataaggcacgagggggtgtggtatatggccaatataccacggctactgGCTGTTCTTTCGCACGATGCAACCCAGAGTGCCTGGAtaaagcccttagccgtggtatattagccatataccacaaaccccctaggtgctttattgctattataTACTGGTTACAAACACAATTAGATCAGTCAAAATAAATGTGGTATACGGTCTAATATACCACgtatttcagccaatcagcattcagggatcgaaccacccagtttataatatatgATCAGAACCAAGAGCGAAACGTCTCAGAAATGATTATAACCAGTGTTGCATATGAATTGAGATGAATTGTGGTAGGCTCCACAGCTTTCTGAAACAATTTCTGTCTTTAAACGACATTAGAATCAATGGAAAGACCAAAGGCTCCAGGCAAGCTCACAAGACAACTAACCATTAGGGGGGGTTTACCCCTCAAATGTCCCTGTTGCATCCGGAGTTGTCTTTGACTTAACTTCATGGTCAAGTGTAATAGACAGTCACTGGATCCAGCCCCACTAACAGGGACAGCGAGTCCTAACGACCCATCACTCCATTTTGGAAACGATGTACTGAAGAGTGGTCTAGCACAGCCACGGTTAGTTCACCCGGTTCTTCCCATGTGTCAAATCAGATAGCGCTCAGTCGCTCACCATAGAGGCCTAAGGGCTTATTGGTGCATCCATGGGTGGAATGAATAGAAGTGGAAATAGTTATCGCTCTGTCTGAGAAAATGAACTCTGAAAACTAGGTTACGTTATGTCATACGGCACCATCTATTCCTCATTTGATATATCTATATACATAGAAATATTATACATGTATATACATATTTAAGCATTGACATATATGAATGTAGAGCAATGTGTCTATAATGTGTAAGTATCGTTAGTACATGTGTATATCACTCTGGCACTTATACTGTAGTTCTTATGTCAACATTAGATCACTCAGTCCTCTACTAACTCTTCTACATTCCTCCTATATTCCAATATCTGTATTTAAAGATGCCTTCATGCTTTTTCCTCTGCGTTCTGTTGAGGATATACATGGAGATCAATGGCGGGATTGTAGATCTATTTTTATTAGAATCTATTGATTCTGTGACTCATGCTGATGACTGACGGGATGTTCTCTCTAACTCGGATGCTCTATGCTCTGACCCCAAGTCACTTCATAACGCCTTCTATCATTGACAAGTcaaggaggaggctggtgggaggagcactATGAgcatgggctcattgtaatggctggaatggaatggtatcaaacatatggaggTCCGTtggttccattccagccattacaatgagcccgtcctcttatagcaccagcctcctctgtcacACTACTATTTATAAGCACCATCACGCAAACTAcacaaaattggatttgttttcctaattaatccattttaaaaacaAAACGATATTCCGGAAAGATCTCTCTAACATTCCTGTATGATCTGGAGACCAACCTAACCTACTGTAGTTACTGAGTACCTTTGTGCCGTCAACTCAAACGTATTTCATAGATTTCCTGTGCCAAGCAGCCTACAGTAGCTGTTTTATGACTGGCTTTGTTTTCTCTGTCGTGTTCTATCAGGCCAATATACCATGAGGCTGGTTTCCTACTGACCAACAATAGACAACAAGACACTGTTGGAGACATTGAGATAtcttttgtggggggggggtgtcattCAAATCTTATTGATTACAAAGGAAAGGTTCAGTTATTTAACCCCTTTGGAGAATTTCGGTTTATTGTTCTAAGATGAGGTTTATTTGTTTCAGCATTTAACTGCCTACAGCCTAGCGATAGTCCTTTTGTTAGTATTTGCTTTACCACAAATTAGGTTAAATGGTTAACTTTATAACATACATAAGGGGTTGTAAAATACATTGAACCAGATCCATAGATCAGCATGAAACACACCCTTATGTTAATGTGTTGAAGGATGGGGGAAACAGTGCCCCCTGCTGTCTCAAATGTTTTTTGCACAATTTATTATGTAATAGTAATGCCGTTAAGATGACACTTTATTTGCCAATTATCGTTACTCCTGGTTTCTGCTGTGTCTATTATACAGTTTAGATTATTGTAAAACATGGACTGAAGTGGGACAATTTGTTCTTGTCTATTTTTGAATGATATGTCATTGATGTACTGCAGGGGGATGCAACACTGGTCCTAGATTGCCGCAGGCACTTC
Proteins encoded:
- the LOC129842992 gene encoding dual specificity protein phosphatase 3-like isoform X2, with amino-acid sequence MKKSSPAKQQPPPPPPAEVTVPDNEVTVQQLNELLSNSSGFYSLPTQHFNEVFPRIYVGNAFVGQNLMRLQKLGVTHILNAAEGNSFMHVNTNAEFYAGSGITYHGIQANDKPQFNLSTFFEEGADFIEKALAHNNGKGVRPLPRGLQPLAHHCHRLPHAAPQTGRPGGGCHGEAEERDRPQ
- the LOC129842992 gene encoding dual specificity protein phosphatase 3-like isoform X1, producing the protein MKKSSPAKQQPPPPPPAEVTVPDNEVTVQQLNELLSNSSGFYSLPTQHFNEVFPRIYVGNAFVGQNLMRLQKLGVTHILNAAEGNSFMHVNTNAEFYAGSGITYHGIQANDKPQFNLSTFFEEGADFIEKALAHNNGKGKVYVHCREGYSRSPTIVIAYLMLRHKLDARVAVATVRLKREIGPNDGFLRQLCQLNEKLAKEGKLNGVMPVVAARLKTK